From the Streptococcus sp. 29887 genome, one window contains:
- a CDS encoding pyrimidine-nucleoside phosphorylase codes for MRAVDLIQKKRDSLELTTEEIQWLINGYVDGSVPDYQMSALAMAIYFKGMSTREISDLTMAMVHSGEEIDLSAIAGVKVDKHSTGGVGDKVTLILAPLVASFGVPVAKMSGRGLGHTGGTLDKLESIKGYQIEISQEDFIKQVQETGVAVIGQSDNLVKADKLLYALRDVTATVDIIPLIASSVMSKKIAAGADAILLDVTVGEGAFMKNIEDARVLARTMVDLGKAVGRKTVAVLTDMSQPVGTSIGNRLEILEALEILQGNGRADVTEFICELAQIMLSLANVEKTVEEVRQHIDNGAALKKFEEMVVAQGGDLEDLYRPVQVSNQVDVLSDEDGYIVGLPALEFGLFAMRIGAGRAVKTDDLDYETGIVFHKKVGEAIAKGEKIATIYANENISENLLTNFKKNVKIDKVSVKTKEIIEIIS; via the coding sequence ATGAGAGCAGTTGATTTAATTCAGAAAAAACGGGATAGCTTGGAGTTAACCACTGAGGAAATCCAGTGGTTGATTAATGGCTATGTGGATGGAAGTGTACCGGATTACCAAATGTCAGCTTTGGCGATGGCCATCTATTTTAAGGGAATGTCCACACGAGAGATTTCAGATTTGACAATGGCTATGGTGCATTCGGGTGAGGAAATTGACCTTTCAGCGATTGCAGGTGTTAAGGTTGATAAGCACTCAACTGGTGGTGTAGGTGATAAGGTTACCTTGATTTTGGCACCGCTTGTGGCAAGTTTTGGTGTTCCCGTTGCAAAGATGAGCGGTCGAGGTCTGGGCCACACAGGTGGCACACTTGATAAGTTGGAATCTATTAAGGGCTACCAAATCGAAATAAGTCAAGAAGACTTTATCAAGCAAGTTCAGGAAACGGGTGTGGCTGTTATCGGTCAATCGGACAATCTGGTTAAGGCTGATAAATTACTTTATGCCCTGCGTGATGTGACGGCAACTGTGGATATCATTCCTCTGATTGCAAGCTCAGTCATGTCTAAAAAGATTGCGGCAGGTGCCGATGCCATTCTTCTTGATGTAACTGTTGGCGAAGGTGCCTTCATGAAGAACATCGAAGATGCGCGTGTTCTGGCACGAACTATGGTTGACCTTGGAAAAGCTGTTGGTCGCAAGACAGTGGCTGTCTTGACAGATATGTCCCAGCCAGTAGGTACCTCTATTGGTAACCGCTTGGAAATTTTGGAAGCCTTGGAAATTCTTCAGGGAAATGGCAGAGCAGATGTGACAGAATTTATCTGTGAATTGGCTCAAATCATGCTCAGTTTGGCAAACGTTGAAAAAACGGTTGAAGAAGTTCGTCAGCATATTGATAATGGTGCAGCCCTCAAGAAATTTGAAGAGATGGTTGTAGCTCAGGGCGGAGATTTGGAAGACTTGTACCGTCCGGTTCAAGTTTCTAATCAGGTTGACGTACTCTCTGATGAAGATGGTTACATCGTTGGACTTCCTGCTTTGGAATTCGGACTATTTGCTATGAGAATTGGTGCTGGTCGGGCTGTTAAGACAGACGATTTGGACTATGAAACAGGAATTGTCTTCCATAAGAAAGTCGGAGAAGCGATTGCCAAGGGTGAAAAAATCGCAACAATTTACGCAAATGAAAATATTTCGGAAAATTTGCTTACAAATTTCAAGAAAAATGTTAAAATAGATAAAGTAAGTGTAAAAACGAAAGAAATCATCGAGATTATTTCTTAA
- a CDS encoding class I SAM-dependent methyltransferase, with product MSNMYYEKNPSAAHDIHELRVSLLDTPMTFLTDAGVFSKKMVDYGSQVLLNSLELAKGKTLLDVGCGYGPLGLTLAKVYDLNVTMIDVNSRALELAEKNAEKNGVSATIFQSDVYESVEGSFDYVISNPPIRAGKSVVHEVITGAKEHLVDGGSLTIVIQKKQGAPSAKKRMEEVFGNCQIIKKDKGYYILESVKE from the coding sequence ATGTCTAATATGTATTATGAAAAGAATCCAAGTGCAGCACATGATATTCATGAACTCCGTGTCAGCTTGCTGGATACTCCTATGACTTTCTTAACAGATGCTGGTGTATTTAGTAAGAAAATGGTTGATTATGGAAGTCAGGTGCTTTTGAATTCCCTGGAACTAGCGAAGGGAAAAACTCTCTTGGATGTAGGATGTGGCTACGGACCTCTGGGATTGACCTTAGCAAAAGTCTATGACCTAAATGTTACCATGATTGATGTCAATAGCAGAGCTTTAGAGCTAGCCGAGAAAAATGCTGAGAAAAATGGTGTTTCTGCGACGATTTTCCAATCCGATGTCTATGAATCAGTTGAGGGTAGTTTTGATTATGTGATTTCTAACCCTCCCATTCGAGCTGGCAAATCAGTTGTGCATGAAGTGATTACAGGTGCCAAGGAACATTTGGTTGACGGTGGTAGCCTAACCATTGTCATTCAGAAGAAACAAGGGGCACCGAGCGCTAAAAAACGGATGGAAGAAGTATTTGGAAATTGCCAGATTATAAAAAAAGATAAGGGATACTATATCCTTGAAAGTGTGAAAGAATGA
- a CDS encoding BMP family lipoprotein has translation MNKKLVGLGVVSLAALTLAACGSRTSNSSSSSETAESSVKAAIVTDIGGVDDRSFNQSAWEGLTAWGKEAGLEKGNGYDYFQSASESDYVTNLDSAVSGGYNLVFGIGFALESAIAEVAPNNTDTKYVIVDSVVPDLDNVVSVGFADHQASYLAGVAAAKSTKSNHVGFIGGMEGVVIDRFEAGFVAGAKSVNPSIKVTVDYAGSFGDAAKGQTLAAAQYAAGADVIFHASGGTGNGVFAAAKAENETRNEADKVWVIGVDRDQSAEGEYTSKDGKASNFVLASTIKEVGTAVKDIATKAVAGEFPGGTVVQFSLKDKGVELAETNLSEDASKAIAEAKQAIIDGKVEVPETPEN, from the coding sequence ATGAACAAGAAACTTGTTGGTTTGGGTGTTGTATCACTTGCAGCACTTACTCTTGCTGCCTGCGGTAGCCGTACATCAAATAGCTCATCAAGTAGCGAAACTGCTGAGTCATCAGTAAAAGCTGCGATCGTTACTGATATCGGTGGTGTTGATGACCGTTCATTCAACCAATCAGCTTGGGAAGGTTTGACTGCATGGGGTAAAGAAGCTGGTCTTGAAAAAGGTAATGGCTATGACTACTTCCAATCAGCTAGCGAATCTGACTATGTAACAAACCTAGATTCAGCTGTTTCAGGTGGTTACAACCTTGTATTTGGTATCGGTTTTGCCTTGGAATCTGCAATTGCAGAAGTAGCGCCAAATAACACAGATACAAAATATGTTATCGTTGACTCTGTTGTTCCAGACCTTGACAACGTTGTTAGCGTTGGTTTTGCTGACCACCAAGCATCATACTTGGCAGGTGTTGCAGCTGCTAAATCAACAAAATCTAACCACGTTGGTTTCATCGGTGGTATGGAAGGTGTCGTAATCGACCGCTTTGAAGCTGGTTTCGTAGCAGGTGCTAAATCTGTTAACCCATCTATCAAAGTAACAGTTGACTACGCTGGCTCATTTGGTGATGCTGCTAAGGGTCAAACACTTGCTGCTGCTCAATACGCTGCAGGTGCTGATGTAATCTTCCACGCATCAGGTGGTACAGGTAACGGTGTATTTGCTGCTGCAAAAGCTGAAAACGAAACTCGTAACGAAGCTGATAAAGTTTGGGTAATCGGTGTTGACCGTGACCAATCTGCAGAAGGTGAGTACACATCTAAAGATGGTAAAGCTTCTAACTTCGTATTGGCTTCTACAATCAAAGAGGTTGGTACTGCTGTTAAAGATATCGCAACAAAAGCTGTTGCAGGAGAATTCCCTGGTGGTACTGTAGTTCAATTCTCATTGAAAGATAAAGGTGTAGAATTGGCTGAAACCAACCTTTCAGAAGATGCTTCAAAAGCTATCGCTGAAGCGAAACAAGCGATCATCGATGGTAAGGTTGAAGTTCCAGAAACTCCAGAAAACTAA
- a CDS encoding cytidine deaminase: MATTNLIDLVVENSCHAYVPYSHFPVSAVLVAKDGQIFTGVNIENASFGLTNCAERTAIFKAVSEGVLDFSEIVIYGETEKPISPCGACRQVMAEFFEQDLKVTLVAKDKSTVEMTVGELLPYSFTDLT, encoded by the coding sequence ATGGCGACTACTAATCTGATTGATTTGGTTGTAGAAAATAGCTGTCATGCTTATGTTCCTTATTCTCACTTTCCGGTAAGTGCAGTCTTGGTTGCTAAAGATGGTCAAATATTTACAGGGGTGAATATAGAAAATGCTAGCTTTGGCTTAACAAACTGTGCGGAAAGAACAGCAATCTTTAAGGCTGTTTCTGAGGGAGTCCTTGATTTTTCTGAAATCGTCATTTATGGTGAAACAGAAAAGCCAATCTCTCCTTGTGGGGCTTGTCGTCAAGTGATGGCAGAATTTTTTGAACAGGATCTAAAAGTGACCTTGGTCGCTAAAGATAAATCGACAGTCGAGATGACAGTCGGGGAATTACTTCCATATTCTTTTACAGACTTGACCTAA
- a CDS encoding transglutaminase domain-containing protein, with the protein MKEYFYTRKSTLICLLSLSVITLTACSTDQVADKLKDLQFEFVQEKKEREAELSALREEVAGNFYFQELDTDRERRVYLQFVNGLRKRESRIEIDSVNQETYTRVYFSVANDFPEYYWLTDAMVDGIVFSDLSNPIYPDDVEQVSWQLENLAQAIIEQAPKGSDYEMVKFFYETIIKQTDYDLEALSNDSLSWKEQGITSVLIEQKSVCAGYSRTFQYLCKLAGIDCIYVSGMANSEQGNQIGHAWNLVQIDGQYYGIDTTWGDPVFEEAMGGQAKSDISYDYLCVTDEFLNRSRKADSDLLVYWGKEYPFQSRPLAYPSAQDNSLNYYMQMGAYFPSFDELAILESVRQQKEQGAERIFLQFANQQALQEMVNLAGSDNNNLFYALGDVYTYQYFYNDQTYTFEVTGW; encoded by the coding sequence ATGAAAGAGTATTTCTATACCCGAAAATCAACCCTTATTTGCCTCCTCAGTCTTTCGGTGATTACTTTGACTGCTTGTTCAACTGACCAAGTTGCAGACAAACTAAAAGACCTGCAATTTGAATTTGTTCAGGAGAAGAAAGAACGTGAGGCAGAATTGTCTGCGCTAAGGGAAGAAGTTGCGGGGAATTTTTATTTTCAAGAGTTGGATACAGACAGGGAACGGCGTGTCTATCTCCAATTTGTTAATGGCTTGAGAAAAAGAGAAAGCAGGATTGAGATTGATTCGGTCAATCAGGAAACCTATACTCGTGTCTATTTTTCTGTTGCCAATGATTTCCCGGAATACTATTGGTTAACGGATGCCATGGTTGACGGCATTGTTTTTTCAGACTTATCAAATCCTATCTATCCTGATGATGTTGAGCAAGTCAGTTGGCAACTTGAAAATCTTGCCCAAGCTATTATTGAACAGGCTCCTAAGGGTTCAGATTATGAGATGGTCAAGTTTTTCTACGAAACCATTATCAAACAAACTGATTATGATTTAGAGGCCCTGTCCAATGACAGTCTTTCTTGGAAAGAACAGGGCATTACCAGTGTTCTTATTGAACAGAAATCTGTTTGTGCAGGCTATAGCCGAACCTTTCAGTATTTATGTAAATTAGCTGGTATAGATTGTATCTATGTGAGTGGAATGGCCAATAGTGAGCAGGGAAACCAAATCGGTCATGCATGGAACCTGGTTCAGATTGACGGTCAGTACTACGGTATTGACACGACCTGGGGTGATCCTGTCTTTGAAGAAGCCATGGGTGGTCAAGCAAAATCAGATATTTCTTATGACTATCTCTGTGTTACGGATGAATTTTTAAATAGAAGTAGAAAGGCTGATAGTGATTTACTGGTTTACTGGGGCAAGGAATACCCTTTTCAGTCAAGGCCCTTGGCCTATCCATCTGCTCAAGACAATTCCCTTAATTATTATATGCAAATGGGAGCCTATTTCCCAAGCTTTGATGAGCTAGCTATCTTAGAAAGTGTTCGTCAGCAGAAAGAGCAGGGGGCAGAGAGGATTTTTCTGCAATTTGCAAACCAGCAAGCCTTGCAAGAAATGGTGAATTTAGCAGGCAGTGACAACAATAATCTCTTTTATGCCTTGGGAGATGTATATACCTATCAGTATTTTTATAATGACCAGACCTATACATTTGAAGTGACAGGTTGGTGA
- the coaA gene encoding type I pantothenate kinase, whose amino-acid sequence MKNEFLNFEEIDRKTWQQLHRKTTIPLSQKELNSIKSFNDRIQLHEVSDIYLPLINLIHIYRKARKDLNFTKSLFLQKSIKPQPFIIGVSGSVAVGKSTTSRLLQILIARTFKHAKVELVTTDGFLYPNAILEERQILNKKGFPESYDMEKLIDFVDKIKNGYDCQIPVYSHEIYDIVPDQLQEIKAPDFLIVEGINVFQNPQNQRLYVSDYFDLSIYVDADVEHIETWYLERFQKLLTLAKNDPNNYYHRFTQMTYPEIIAIAQNTWKNINLANLEKFIEPTRNRADIILHKADNHEIDKIYLKK is encoded by the coding sequence ATGAAGAATGAATTTTTAAATTTTGAAGAAATCGACCGAAAAACCTGGCAACAGCTCCATCGGAAGACCACTATTCCCCTGAGCCAAAAAGAGCTCAATTCAATCAAGAGTTTCAATGACCGTATCCAACTGCATGAAGTATCGGACATCTATCTGCCTCTCATCAACCTTATTCATATTTATCGGAAGGCTCGAAAGGACCTCAATTTCACCAAGAGCCTCTTCCTGCAAAAATCCATCAAGCCTCAGCCTTTTATTATCGGTGTTTCTGGTAGTGTGGCCGTAGGAAAATCCACCACCAGCCGCCTGCTTCAAATCCTAATCGCCCGAACCTTTAAACACGCCAAGGTTGAATTGGTCACAACAGATGGCTTCCTCTATCCAAATGCCATTCTGGAAGAGCGCCAGATATTGAACAAAAAAGGATTTCCAGAGTCCTATGATATGGAAAAATTGATTGATTTCGTGGATAAAATAAAAAATGGTTACGATTGTCAAATCCCTGTCTATTCTCATGAGATTTATGACATCGTACCGGATCAGCTTCAGGAAATTAAGGCCCCTGACTTTCTCATTGTCGAGGGGATCAATGTGTTTCAAAATCCACAAAACCAACGACTTTATGTCAGTGATTATTTCGACTTGTCTATATACGTTGATGCCGATGTGGAACATATTGAAACCTGGTACCTAGAACGTTTCCAAAAATTATTAACTCTGGCAAAGAATGACCCAAACAACTACTACCATCGTTTTACTCAGATGACCTATCCAGAAATCATTGCCATTGCCCAAAATACTTGGAAAAATATAAACCTAGCTAATTTGGAAAAGTTCATCGAACCTACCCGAAACCGTGCAGACATTATTCTCCATAAGGCTGATAACCATGAGATTGATAAAATTTATCTAAAAAAATAA
- a CDS encoding ISL3 family transposase — MEQLNLITNLLRIKDKNITISNEYDMGTHLELHGHLDYTAPKCPSCKGQMAKYDFQKPSKIPYLETAGYPLLIRLRKRRFKCKDCRKIAVAETPLVKKNHQISVAVNQKIAQLLIENQAMTHIAHRLSISTSSVMRKLNEFKFETDWNTLPEVMSWDEYAFKKGKMSFIAQDFNSLNVITILDGRTQATIRNHFLRYPRKVRNQVKVITMDMFSPYYKLARQLFPNTKIVLDRFHIVQHLSRAMNRVRILIMNQFDRKSQEYRSLKRYWKLIQQDSRKLSDKRFYRPMFRMHLTNKEILEKLLSFSEELRQHYELYQLLLFHFQEKNSDHFFDLIEQEIANVNPIFQTVFKTFLKDKEKVLNAMELPYSNAKLEATNNLIKVIKRNAFGFRNFENFKKRILIALNIKKERTNFVLSRC; from the coding sequence ATGGAACAACTAAATCTTATCACAAATCTTCTCAGAATTAAAGACAAAAATATCACTATCTCTAATGAATATGATATGGGAACTCACTTAGAACTTCATGGTCATTTGGATTATACAGCCCCTAAATGTCCCTCCTGCAAGGGACAAATGGCAAAATACGACTTCCAAAAACCCTCCAAAATTCCCTACCTAGAAACTGCTGGTTATCCCTTGCTTATCCGACTTAGAAAGCGTCGCTTCAAGTGTAAAGATTGCAGAAAAATAGCGGTCGCTGAAACTCCTCTTGTCAAGAAGAACCACCAAATCTCCGTCGCTGTTAACCAGAAGATTGCTCAATTACTCATCGAAAATCAAGCAATGACACATATTGCACACAGGCTATCTATCTCAACCTCATCAGTTATGAGAAAGCTTAATGAGTTCAAGTTTGAAACAGATTGGAATACCTTACCTGAGGTGATGAGCTGGGATGAGTATGCCTTCAAAAAGGGGAAAATGAGCTTTATCGCTCAAGATTTCAACTCCCTAAATGTCATAACTATTCTAGACGGAAGAACACAAGCAACCATCCGAAACCACTTTCTACGCTATCCTAGAAAGGTTAGAAATCAAGTCAAAGTCATTACCATGGATATGTTTAGTCCTTACTACAAATTGGCTAGACAGCTATTTCCAAACACCAAGATTGTTCTGGACCGCTTTCACATTGTGCAGCACCTTAGCCGTGCTATGAACCGCGTTCGTATTCTAATTATGAATCAATTCGACAGAAAATCGCAGGAATACCGGTCCTTGAAACGCTACTGGAAATTGATACAACAAGATAGCCGTAAACTCAGCGATAAACGATTTTATCGCCCTATGTTTCGCATGCACTTGACTAACAAGGAAATCCTAGAAAAACTACTGTCTTTTTCAGAGGAACTACGACAGCACTATGAACTCTATCAGCTTCTCTTGTTCCATTTCCAAGAGAAAAACTCAGATCATTTCTTTGACCTTATCGAACAGGAAATAGCCAATGTTAATCCTATTTTCCAGACGGTATTTAAGACATTTCTAAAGGATAAAGAAAAGGTTTTAAACGCCATGGAATTGCCTTATTCGAACGCCAAACTGGAAGCTACCAACAATCTCATCAAAGTCATTAAAAGAAATGCCTTTGGTTTCAGGAACTTTGAAAATTTTAAAAAACGTATTTTGATTGCTTTGAACATAAAGAAAGAGAGAACGAACTTCGTCCTCTCTAGGTGTTAG
- a CDS encoding sensor histidine kinase, giving the protein MFKRYKKIVNTESFSFFIRYFAVFTLIFGLMTAIIFQLMRSTMYQTTDDTLSWIKDEPSMMIGFAIARTYEPDSEFIIHDESEQPSATTSSSTTASSEAPPPKDKKGDQPMRLGTNTHVLLYSKSGALLNPDNFTGLSDLKVDKKKLGEIKELTVETPFGSEEHYRYITVELSAEDLGYYSNYDITCATILVNVSQIKSSIGTYESTVAVVMISAWLISIVASIYLANLSMKPILISYQKQKDFVENASHELRTPLAVLQNRLESLFRHPEATILDSSESIGSSLEEVRNMRLLTTNLLNLARRDDGFKLDMVEVSPAYLDEVFENYRIIAEENGKKFKCNNLIQKSFRTDRVLLKQLLTILFDNAMKYTDENGDIHITATMKERHVSIAVADNGLGISDADKKKIFDRFYRVDKARTRQKGGFGLGLSLAQQIIKSLNGQILVKDNQPKGSIFEVHLPK; this is encoded by the coding sequence ATGTTTAAGAGATATAAAAAGATTGTCAATACGGAAAGTTTTTCCTTCTTCATTCGCTATTTTGCTGTATTTACCCTGATATTTGGCTTGATGACAGCTATCATCTTTCAGCTCATGCGTTCCACTATGTATCAGACGACGGATGATACATTGAGTTGGATTAAGGATGAACCCTCTATGATGATAGGTTTTGCAATTGCGCGGACCTATGAGCCTGATTCTGAATTTATTATCCATGATGAAAGTGAGCAACCTTCTGCAACAACTTCCTCCTCAACTACTGCTTCATCGGAGGCTCCACCACCAAAGGATAAGAAAGGTGATCAGCCAATGAGGTTAGGCACCAATACCCATGTTTTGCTCTATAGCAAGAGTGGTGCGCTTTTGAACCCGGATAATTTTACAGGTTTATCCGATTTGAAAGTCGATAAAAAAAAGTTGGGGGAAATCAAGGAGTTGACGGTTGAAACTCCATTTGGTTCTGAGGAACATTACCGCTATATCACGGTTGAATTATCCGCAGAGGATTTGGGCTATTATTCTAACTATGATATTACCTGCGCAACGATTTTGGTCAATGTCAGCCAGATAAAGTCTTCTATTGGAACTTATGAATCGACTGTAGCTGTAGTTATGATTTCAGCTTGGTTGATTTCGATTGTCGCTAGTATTTACTTGGCTAATCTCAGCATGAAACCAATTTTAATTAGCTATCAAAAGCAAAAGGATTTTGTTGAGAATGCTAGCCACGAATTGCGTACACCACTAGCAGTATTGCAAAATCGTTTGGAAAGTCTATTCCGTCATCCAGAAGCAACGATTTTGGACAGTAGTGAGAGTATTGGTTCTAGTCTGGAAGAAGTACGAAATATGCGCCTACTGACGACCAATCTGCTCAATCTTGCTCGGCGTGATGATGGATTTAAGTTAGATATGGTAGAGGTGAGCCCTGCCTACTTGGATGAAGTGTTTGAAAACTACCGTATCATTGCTGAGGAAAATGGCAAGAAATTTAAGTGTAACAATCTCATTCAAAAGTCCTTCCGAACGGACAGGGTTCTGTTGAAGCAATTATTAACGATATTATTTGATAATGCAATGAAATACACGGATGAGAATGGTGATATTCACATTACGGCTACTATGAAGGAGCGCCATGTTTCCATCGCTGTAGCTGATAATGGTCTAGGTATCTCAGATGCAGATAAGAAGAAAATATTTGACCGCTTTTATAGGGTTGATAAGGCACGGACACGCCAAAAAGGTGGTTTTGGTCTGGGACTTTCTTTGGCTCAACAGATTATCAAATCCCTCAATGGTCAAATTCTTGTCAAAGATAATCAACCCAAAGGGAGTATTTTTGAAGTCCATCTTCCCAAATAA
- the rpsT gene encoding 30S ribosomal protein S20: MEVKPLANIKSAIKRAELNVKQNEKNSAQKSAMRTAIKAFEANPSEELFRAASSAIDKAETKGLIHKNKASRDKARLASKLA; the protein is encoded by the coding sequence GTGGAGGTGAAACCATTGGCAAACATTAAGTCAGCTATCAAACGCGCTGAATTGAACGTTAAACAAAACGAAAAAAACTCAGCACAAAAATCAGCTATGCGTACTGCAATCAAAGCATTTGAAGCTAACCCATCTGAAGAGCTTTTCCGCGCTGCTAGCTCAGCAATCGATAAAGCAGAAACTAAAGGTTTGATTCACAAAAACAAAGCAAGCCGCGACAAAGCACGTCTTGCATCAAAACTTGCTTAA
- a CDS encoding response regulator transcription factor codes for MIKILLVEDDLSLSNSVFDFLDDFADVMQVFDGEEGIYEAESGVYDLILLDLMLPEKDGFQVLKELREKGVTTPVLITTAKESLEDKGHGFELGADDYLTKPFYLEELKMRIQALLKRSGKFNDNQLTYGDVTVDLATNSTKVDGKEVELLGKEFELLVYFLQNQNVILPKTQIFDRLWGFDSDTTISVVEVYVSKVRKKLKGTAFGENLQTLRSVGYILKNV; via the coding sequence ATGATAAAGATTTTGTTAGTAGAAGACGATTTAAGCCTATCCAATTCAGTTTTTGACTTCCTAGATGATTTTGCAGATGTTATGCAAGTTTTCGATGGAGAAGAAGGAATTTATGAGGCTGAGTCAGGTGTGTATGACCTTATTCTCTTGGACTTGATGTTGCCTGAGAAGGATGGCTTCCAAGTCTTGAAAGAATTGCGTGAAAAAGGAGTGACAACCCCTGTCCTGATTACAACAGCCAAGGAAAGTCTTGAAGATAAAGGTCATGGATTTGAATTGGGTGCGGACGATTATTTGACCAAGCCTTTCTATTTGGAAGAGTTGAAAATGCGTATTCAAGCCCTCCTTAAACGTTCAGGTAAATTCAACGACAATCAATTGACCTACGGTGATGTGACAGTTGATCTTGCGACTAATTCCACAAAGGTAGATGGTAAAGAGGTTGAACTATTGGGCAAAGAGTTTGAACTATTGGTCTATTTCCTACAAAATCAAAATGTTATCCTACCTAAGACACAGATTTTCGATCGCTTGTGGGGATTTGACAGCGATACGACCATTTCAGTAGTGGAAGTTTATGTGTCAAAAGTTCGTAAAAAATTGAAAGGAACGGCCTTCGGGGAAAATCTGCAAACCCTTCGCAGTGTCGGCTACATTCTAAAGAATGTTTAA
- the deoC gene encoding deoxyribose-phosphate aldolase — protein MKLNKYIDHTILKPETTKEQVAQILAEAKEYDFASVCVNPTWVAYAAQELKDSDVKVCTVIGFPLGANTPALKAFETQNAIENGADEIDMVINIGALKSKNDELVLEDIKAVVEASGEKLVKVIIETCLLTEEEKVKACQLSKEAGADFVKTSTGFSTGGATVEDVALMRKTVGPDMGVKASGGARSYEDAIAFIEAGATRIGASSGVAIMKGEKADGDY, from the coding sequence ATGAAACTTAATAAATATATCGATCATACCATTTTAAAGCCAGAAACCACTAAAGAACAGGTTGCTCAGATTTTGGCAGAAGCCAAAGAATATGACTTTGCTAGTGTCTGTGTCAATCCTACTTGGGTAGCCTACGCAGCCCAAGAATTGAAGGATAGTGACGTAAAAGTTTGTACCGTCATCGGTTTCCCTTTGGGTGCAAACACACCAGCTCTTAAAGCCTTTGAGACCCAAAATGCTATTGAAAACGGTGCTGATGAAATTGATATGGTCATCAATATCGGCGCTTTGAAGTCTAAAAATGATGAATTGGTCTTAGAAGATATCAAGGCAGTGGTAGAAGCGAGTGGGGAAAAACTTGTCAAAGTCATTATCGAAACCTGCCTATTGACAGAAGAGGAAAAAGTAAAAGCCTGTCAATTGTCAAAAGAAGCGGGTGCAGATTTTGTCAAGACTTCAACAGGCTTCTCAACCGGTGGAGCAACTGTTGAAGATGTTGCACTAATGAGAAAAACGGTTGGACCAGATATGGGTGTTAAAGCATCCGGTGGAGCTCGTTCTTATGAAGATGCAATTGCCTTCATTGAAGCAGGTGCAACTCGTATCGGAGCTTCTTCAGGTGTAGCCATTATGAAGGGAGAAAAGGCGGATGGCGACTACTAA
- the phoU gene encoding phosphate signaling complex protein PhoU, producing MLRAQFEEELGKLHNQFYAMGNEVLAQINNAVRAFTTHDRELAKEVIEADKKINAFEVKLEKKSLEIIALQQPVSTDLRRVITVLKATSDLERMGDHAVSVAKAAIRMKGEVRIPVVEEEIKKMGREVRQLVEQTLELYLGDADMERAYEVAARDEMVNGFYSSIQELTTEEIKKNPDSLVAGRDYFQVLTYLERVGDYAKNICEWVVYLRTGDITEL from the coding sequence ATGTTAAGAGCTCAGTTTGAAGAAGAATTAGGCAAACTCCATAATCAATTTTATGCCATGGGTAACGAAGTATTGGCACAAATTAACAATGCCGTTCGTGCTTTCACCACTCATGATCGTGAGTTAGCAAAAGAAGTGATTGAAGCGGATAAGAAAATCAATGCTTTTGAAGTGAAACTAGAGAAAAAATCACTTGAAATCATTGCCCTTCAACAACCTGTTTCAACAGACCTTCGTCGTGTTATCACTGTTTTGAAGGCTACTAGTGACTTGGAGCGTATGGGTGACCATGCTGTTTCAGTTGCCAAGGCTGCGATTCGTATGAAGGGGGAAGTTCGCATTCCTGTTGTTGAAGAAGAAATCAAGAAAATGGGTCGCGAGGTTCGTCAACTAGTAGAGCAAACCTTGGAACTTTACCTTGGTGATGCGGACATGGAGCGTGCTTATGAAGTAGCGGCACGTGACGAAATGGTCAATGGTTTTTACTCATCTATCCAAGAATTGACAACTGAGGAAATCAAGAAAAATCCAGATTCTTTGGTTGCTGGTCGTGACTATTTCCAAGTGTTGACTTACTTGGAACGTGTTGGTGACTATGCTAAAAATATCTGTGAGTGGGTTGTTTACCTACGAACAGGCGACATCACTGAATTGTAA